The DNA window AGCAAACTGGAGGAGGCGATTGATGGTGACATCATCACAAGAGAGCCTGGAGACAGACATATTGGCACAGATGCAGTTCTCAATGACATTTCTCCCACAATAATGGAGCCGGGCAGAGAGGATGGGAACGGATACAGTAAGAAGTGCATTCCTGGCCAAAATAAAGACAGCAGCCTTGACTACAAATTGGTCAGTGATGACGGATGGGTACCTCAGTGggtggcagatggccacataCCGGTCATAGGCCATGACCATGAATGTGCAGGACTCCATGGCAAGAAAGCAGTTCATGATGTACATCTGGAGGAAGCAGGCAAAGAAACTGATGGACTTGAGATCAAACCAAAAGATGGCCAGCACCTTGGGAATGACAGTGAGGCAGAGCACGATGTCTAACAGAGAGAGGATGCTGAGCAGGTAGTACATGGGCTGGTGTAGAGAGACCTCCAGCCGGATGGTGATTAGGAGAATAGTGTTAGCTCCCAtggccaggaggaagaggaggctgaggggcagggacagCCAGAGCTGCCAGCCGGGGTACCTGACAAAACAATTCAGGAGGAAGTCTAAAACTTTAGTAGAGCCATTTCCGTGAGTTGTCATCTTGTGGATTCTGTTTCTATAGCTTTTCTTTGATAATCTAAAAAGTTAGGATCAAAATTAAACTCTGACTGTggttaaaatggaagaaaaactttggCTTCATTCTATGCAACTTATGTCTCCAGCAGGTTATTTTGCCTTAATTTGCACattacatacagaaaaagaaattaatttcattctttagcaAATTTTGTTTCTCCTCATTTCCAGAATATTTCTAATGTCTTAGTGAAATAATCTTGtaaaattgaattagtaattgcAGTTAGCTATGAGCAGCATCTTTAATTTTGAACATTGTAATAAAACAGGTGCCCTGATTTCAGCAATGTGAAGGTGGTGAGATTGGTCTTCAGTAATTCCTCTCTGAATCCCTTTACCCAGTTGCCCAGATAATGTCCCCAGTTTCCAGAGCAGGTACTGTTCAGTGTTTCACTCCTTTCTTTATATGTGCCTTTTATTTACCCTTTGTATACGAGAGACACAAAGATTATCTTTGTTCTTAAGTAAGTGACAGTCTTCTGGggttgataaaaaaaaagataaggatagATAAATATAAAGACAGGGATAAGAATAATGACAGAGCAGTATGCATAGTATTTTGAGAGTGTATTTGAAGATTAACTTCATTCACATGAAAGTAAAGTGTCCCAGGACTCCCCtctgctgacttttaaaaatgagtccAAAGAAGGCTGTGAAAAAGAGTTGCCCATTGCAGTGAGAGATGCCTGCAACATATTTGTAATCAGCATATCTGGAGTTTTTACAATTATGCTGTGTAGGGTTCCTAGACTTATTCACCTGGTATTGGGTGTTCTGTTCAGATGTCATCACATGTGTGGATTTCACTCTACTTCCTCAGTATTTAAACTTCACTGTTTTGCATTTGTTTAGCTAGCAACAAAATGCATGCAGTGTATTGAACAGATTTTCAATACTTACTAGGCactgtgataaaatatattaGGGGCATTATCTTACTTGACTTTAAAACAACTATGTGACATATGTCTTAGATGATTAAAAATGAGGGAGATGAGGTGAAGAAAGGTTGAGAAAATTCCAAGGTCACTTACAGTAAAACTCAGTTTAgatgcaaaattttattttattttaaactcaaaTTTTCGTCACCTATACTGTACTATATCTAATCAGCAAAGGAACGTTGGTGAGTAGTCCCTCAGAATTTCTGAGCCCTATAATGCCCTGATACTGTGTTTGGTTCTTCaatatctataaaaagaaaaaaaatctatccccCTAGGTTAACAATTTTTGAAAGTTGATTACCGTAGTAGAGAGTTATTTTTGGAATGAGGGCTGAGTAGATAAGAAAGGGTTTTTAATAGAAGTATGAACTGAGAACTGAAACTAGTTTTTAATCATCAGAAAATGTGTGGGTAGCTATTAAAATGACACATTTGTTTTCATCTGTGTATGTCCTTGTTCCCAAACTTCTTGTTCTGATCACTTTGCTTTTTGTTAGATCTCAACTCTTCTTACCAATGGCCCTGGGAATTGTTGGGTCAGAGAAAGGTAGTAGAttaccctccccttccccaactcctccttttattccttttgatgttcTGCTTCAAAATCAAGGGAGTGCTTTCCTAGTAGTGTTTGCCAGGaactgtgtgtctgtctctggaAGCAAAAGTAATTTCAAGACACATGAAGAGTTTACCTTAGCTCCCCCTCCTTTTCCTGTCGCTGAGGACAGCATATATTAACAATGTCTTGGTAAATTTCAGAGTGGTTTGAAAGTTGTCTCTTCTGTGCCAGTGAGACACTGTGCATGAGGTAGACTTGCTGCTATACCAGCTAATTTTATCACAGCACATGCAAATTTCAGTGTCAAATTCTGACACTATGTCCTGTCAAGATTTGTCTCTCGGACCAAATTTTTTATTCcagcttctcctctgctcacaccttTTATAGTAACATTATAGCACCATTATTCTCAGCTTGGCCTCAAATCTCACCATAGTTAAGCTGGACGAAGGACCCCTGCTTGATTTCTAGAGGATCCAACCACATGGAAGCGCCTCTGCTGCAGGAGAAGAGGATCCATAAGGAAACCTAGAAGaagcaggtttttaaaattttttttttaatttttctgcgCAATCTTGGAATGAGTTATTTCCAGCAAAGGAATAATTTTCCATCTTATTTTAAAGTCTTcctttttatcctgtttttctcttttctctattcaACCAATAATTTATTCAAAAAGCAATGAATATCTACTCAACTCTAGAGCTGAAGTACTTGGATAGAcacatatatttctcttttcctttttcactctTACTCTGCAATTAGAAACTCTCTGTGGCAACAGTAAGACTGAGGCCCCACAGCTAGTGACTGCTTGCTTCCATCAGGAACAGGCTGAGGAAGTCAGTTGAAGCTGGTGACCAGTGCAGGGAATTAACTCGGGTTCGTTCCCTGGGCTCCAGGATGTAAGTATGTTATGACACCCTGGAAACACAGACCTGGCAATTTGGAGGGAATGAAAAGGGTTGCTTGACCTCATGGTATTTGCATAAATTTGTGAAACATTCCCACCAGTCCATCCTTCATTTTTAGATTGGAtccagagacaaagaaaagtaacctccttccctcctggaaGCTTTTTCTATCATTAGCATTTCAGCTTTTAGAATATATTGAGTTAAGttattctccctctcttcacTCTCATACCTATCTTTGTTTTCTGATCTTTGTCATGACACAGAGTGAATTTATATCTCCCTCAGATGAATAAAGTACATATGCACAGATTTTCTCTTGTATGGCTTCTAGATAGATTTCCAGACTTCAGactaaaaacattaattcattttatagctATCCCAAGAATTTAATTTTCCACAGACAAGCATCAATTTAACTATATTCCTGGCACATGAACCCCTCAGATGTGGTCAAAGCAATTAAGGACCCTTTTGTTACACAGGACACAGTCTCTACTACCTCTGTTTAGACCACTCAAGCACCCTTGCCTAAAGAAACGACAGGGATACATATCTGGTCTGATGAAATAAGGCTCCTGCCTTCTGGCAAATCTTGGTGTCTTTGCCCCACCTGTCCCTCTCTGGGTTTTCCTTCACAGACTCACTTTCAGAGGATGCTACAGCATGGGTTCTGGCTCCACTGATGTTGGAACTCTGGACAATAAAGTTGAGACCCTTATAACCTCAGTGGCCTTAGGGATGCTGCCTTCGGGGAACCTGTCCATCCCTGTTCCCTTGAGAGGGAGATGGAAATCAAGAATAGCAATCTCAGGAGGCCCTTCTAGAACAGATAGGCATATAGTTAAGGAAGAGGATGGTTATTTCTGCCTGAGAAAAAGAGCCGTTGGGAACCTAGCCCTAAGAGACACTATATTGTCTATATGCCTGAAGTGGGTTATTTCTCTGCATGTCAAAGACTTACATATGCACTTGTGCATTCGTGTATATACATGCTATTATCTCCCTCCAAGGATGCACTAAATTTATCTACACATTCTTGTGGACTTCAGGCACGTGTTCAGTGAAGGACTGGTATTGCCTGAGCATGTTGCTAAATAGTTAGGTAATTGTTTATGATGACTTTAACCCTGACATCATAATGATAAAAGTGAAATGAGACAACAGTTTTACCTATTGAGAAATGAAATGCATTTTCCTGAAAGGATACCCATGTGAAAGTATTTTTGTTACAGTTAAAACTTACAAAATGTAATTTGATTTTAACTTAATAATTGTTATGAAACATGAagtcttcctttattttcctttgggaaCTTTGGAACCCACACTCTTCACATTATTGTATACTATTATCATGTCCTCTATATAGCTTTGTgctaatgcttttatttattaatatgaataataaaatcttatttattatcGATGCATTGCTCAAActcctgaattgtgagatcatgacctgagctgaaatcaagagttggatgattaactgactgagctgccctgaCTCCCTgcttagtgttttttaaataaagtttttggtcattttggttttcctttatCCGAATTATCTACTTAtactttttactcatttttgctcttcttttttcttgatgacttccagaatttattaacatttttaagttttattttattaaaacttttttttaacattttatttacttttgagatagagagagtgtgagcaggggagggacagagagagaaagacacacagaatctgaagcaggctccaggctctgagctagtggtcagcacggagcccaacgtggggctcgaacccacgaactgtgagatcatgacctgagctgaagtcggacgctcaaccgagccacctaggtgctcccccCACCAATTAAGTTTTAGAACATTTAATTATAGTTTTGGACATTGCTAATACCCTATCCTAATTTGTcccccatttgtctatttttgaacATGATGtcttttttatcaatttttatttaaattctagttaattaataTATGTATGCTGAAATTGATTTTAggcatagaatttagtgattcatctcttatgtgtaacactcagggctcatcacaacaaatgccctccttaatacccatcattcaTCTCCCATTCACCTTtgtccatcaaccctcagtttgttctctatagtta is part of the Suricata suricatta isolate VVHF042 chromosome 11, meerkat_22Aug2017_6uvM2_HiC, whole genome shotgun sequence genome and encodes:
- the LOC115272536 gene encoding olfactory receptor 56A3 produces the protein MTTHGNGSTKVLDFLLNCFVRYPGWQLWLSLPLSLLFLLAMGANTILLITIRLEVSLHQPMYYLLSILSLLDIVLCLTVIPKVLAIFWFDLKSISFFACFLQMYIMNCFLAMESCTFMVMAYDRYVAICHPLRYPSVITDQFVVKAAVFILARNALLTVSVPILSARLHYCGRNVIENCICANMSVSRLSCDDVTINRLLQFAGGWTLLGSDLILIFVSYTLILRAVLRLKAEGAVAKALSTCGSHFILILFFSTILLVFVLTHVAKKKVSPDVPVLLNVLHHVIPAALNPIVYGVRTQEIKQGIQRLLKKGWQ